GAAACGTGAGGGGCGTTCTATGGTGAGCGCGGACCCTCGTCAAGCCGGGAATCGCGAAAAACGGACGGGCGGGCGAAAAAACTTCTGCGCCCGTTTCCGGCCGGCTGACTGGGGATCGAGGACGGGGGAAATGGTGGGTGATGAGAGACTCGAACTCCCGACATCTTCGGTGCAGGCGACACTAAATAGCCCACACCGATCTGATATTAAGTTAAAACCGTTTCCCACACCAAGACGGGAACACGGCGGACATCGCAAACAAAGCGGGAAAGTGGGACGCCCACACGCAAACCGCGGCTCAACATCGAAAATGTTGCGCACTTATTTACACAAGATACTTGCATTGCAAGTTCAAGTTGTGTATATAAATACACATGGAAACGGACAGCCGAGAGATCATCAAGCGGCTTCTTTCCGAAGGTTTCGAAAAGGTCTCACAGAAGGGGTCACATGTGAAACTGAGGAAGGGCACCCGGACAGTGATCGTTCCACACCCCAAGCGGGATTTGCCGAGAGGCACGGCCCGCCAAATCGCAAAGGCTGCGGGCTGGATCGAATGATCCGGCCCCGGCCTCCCCGAGGGGATCGGCTTAATGAAGGAAAGGCAAAATGCAATGTACTACTGGGCGATTGTCCATCACGACGAAGGAAGCGCATACGGCGTGACCTTCCCGGATCTGGACGGGTGCTTTGCCGCCTCTGACGATCAGGAAAAAGTCATGCCGGCAGCAATCGAAGCTCTCGATCTGTATTTCGAGGATATGGCGGAAATTCCCGGCGCAATGTCTCTGGATGCAGTTCGGGAGACATACAGGGAAGATCTCTTGGAAGGGGCCTATCTCATCCAGGTCCCGCTGATCCCGCGCACAACGAAATCCGTGCGCGTGAATCTCAGCTTTGATCAGGGGCTCCTGTCAGCCATCGACAGCGCCGCAGATCGTGTCGGATTAAACCGCTCTGCCTTCCTCGCGATGGCGGCAAAGGAAAAGATCCGAGACACCGAAGCTGCATGACGGAAGGGGCCGCGATCTGCGGCCTTTTCAGACGCGCGGATATGGAGCACATGACTCGGAACCCCGTGCGTCTACTGCCTGACTTGGGGAAACGTGCCGCAGAGTTTGGGAAACACGAAAACGGAAAACCGCCAAGGGATTGCAAAATGGTGGGTGATGAGAGACTCGAACTCCCGACATCTTCGGTGTAAACGAAGCGCTCTACCAACTGAGCTAATCACCCGGTGGGCAGGGATTTAGGGGAAAAGCGGCGGCCGCGCAAGGGTGTGTCAGCCGTCCGCGCGGCGCCATCCGGCGGCCTCCGCCGCCCGCGCCGAACAGAACCAGCGCTCCCCGCGGCGCGGGTCGATGCGGGTCTGCGCGTACCAGCGGCTGCCGGGCATGTGATAGATCCGCCCGGAGGTGGAGATGTTGCCCTTGATCGCACAGCCCTCCGGCGCGGCCTCTGCGCCGCTGTCGCCGCGGCCTGCGGCGCGGTAATCCGCCGGCCGTTCGCCCGTGCCGCGCCAGACACCGCGGCCGGCAGCGCGGGCGGCGCGTTCGGCAGGGACGTAATCGGTGGCGTATCTCGCATAGGCATAGGCGGCGCCGGCGGCGACCATCGCCGCATTCACATCGCCCGCCGCGCCGGTGCAGACCGCGACGATCCGTCCGTACCGGTCGACATCGCGCGCCTCGCAGCTCACCCCGCCGGAGACGAGCTTTGCGAGCACGAGTTTCGACCACTGGCCGCAGTCCCAGCGCGCGCCCTCCGCGTCCCGGCAGCTCTGCGACAGCTCCGGCGCGTCGATGCCGTGGAGGCGCACCCGCGTCTCCCCGAGCGCGAGCGTATCGCCGTCGATCACCCGCGGCGCCCGTGCGCTCGCCAGCTGCTCCGCCGCCCGCGCGTCCTGCACGGGCAGACAGGCGACGACAGCCGCGAGCGTGCCCGACAGGGCCGCGACATGGAGCAAATTTCCCAACCTCACCCGGCCTGTCTGCGGCACGGCGGCGGGAAAGACAAGGGCCGCGTTAATGATCGGTTAACGCTTGCGCCTCCCTCACGACAGGTCGGCGGCGTTCTCCGCACGGGCCATGAGCAGCACGGCGCAGAGGCCCACGCCGATCACGAGGAGCGCGGCGGGGGAGGCCTGTTCGAGCTGTTCGAGGGAGGCCTTCTCGAAGGTGCGGGTCGCCAGCGTGTTGTAGTTGAACGGGCGCAGCAGCAGCGTCGCGGGCAGTTCCTTCACGCAGTCCACGAAGACGAGGAGCAGCGCCGTGCCCACCGAGCCGCGGATCAGCGGCACGTAGATCCGGCGCAGCGTGCCGCCGAGCGTCTGCCCGAGCGAGCGCGCGGCCATCGGCAGCGACGGCGCCACGCGGCCCATCGCGGCATCGGTCGCGCCCTGGGCGATGGCGAAGAAGCGCACGACATAGGCCATAACGATGGCAAAGGCGGAGCCGGTGAGCAGAAG
The nucleotide sequence above comes from Celeribacter indicus. Encoded proteins:
- a CDS encoding type II toxin-antitoxin system HicA family toxin, with amino-acid sequence METDSREIIKRLLSEGFEKVSQKGSHVKLRKGTRTVIVPHPKRDLPRGTARQIAKAAGWIE
- a CDS encoding type II toxin-antitoxin system HicB family antitoxin, which encodes MKERQNAMYYWAIVHHDEGSAYGVTFPDLDGCFAASDDQEKVMPAAIEALDLYFEDMAEIPGAMSLDAVRETYREDLLEGAYLIQVPLIPRTTKSVRVNLSFDQGLLSAIDSAADRVGLNRSAFLAMAAKEKIRDTEAA
- a CDS encoding thermonuclease family protein, whose translation is MRLGNLLHVAALSGTLAAVVACLPVQDARAAEQLASARAPRVIDGDTLALGETRVRLHGIDAPELSQSCRDAEGARWDCGQWSKLVLAKLVSGGVSCEARDVDRYGRIVAVCTGAAGDVNAAMVAAGAAYAYARYATDYVPAERAARAAGRGVWRGTGERPADYRAAGRGDSGAEAAPEGCAIKGNISTSGRIYHMPGSRWYAQTRIDPRRGERWFCSARAAEAAGWRRADG